The DNA region GATGTAAATTTATAAATTACAATGTATAATTATGAAAAAATCTATATACCTTTTAATAACTTTAATAGTAGCATTAATAGCTATTTCAACATCATATTTAAAACTTATAGATTGGTTTTATATTTTAAAACCGTTAACAACAGTTTTAATTTTAGTTTTACCAATAATTTATATAAAACCAAAATTAAATAGGTATGCTTTACTAATAATACTTGGCTTGTGTTTTTGTCTTATGGGTGATGTATTATTATTGTTTGAATACTTATTTATATATGGTTTAGTTTCATTTTTAATCGGGCATATTTTGTTTAGTTATGCATTTACTACTATAAACGGTTTTTTATATAATTATAAACCTTTAGTTTTTTTGGTCATCTTTGCAATAGCAATGTTTTATGTGCTAAAAGACAATTTAGGCCAATTATTAATACCAGTTATTTTATATATAGTTTGTATTGTAATAATGGCTTGGCAAGCATTAAATTTATACTTTTTAAAGAGCAGTAATGTTTATAAATGGATTGCTATAGGAGCTATTTTGTTTTTAATTTCTGATGCAGTTTTAGCCTACAATATGTTTGTTGTTAATTTTACTTTTTCAGAAGTAATTATATTGTCAACCTATTGGTCTGCAATAGCTTTTATAGCATTTTCTACATTATATATACCAATTAAGAAATAATATGTCCTCTACGATAGAAATAGAAAGAAAGTTTTTAGTAACATCTACAAGATTTAAAGACTTAGCATTTAAAAAAGAACGCATTACACAAGGTTTTTTAAGTACAGATAAACAACGTACAGTAAGAGTTAGACTAAAAGGAGATCAAGGATTTTTAACAATAAAAGGTCCTTCTACAGAAGACGGATTATCTAGATTTGAATGGGAAAAAAGTATAACTGTACAAGACGCAAAAGATTTACTTAAATTATGTAAAAAAGGCATAATTGATAAAATTAGATATCAAGTAGATGTAGAAGGTTTTATTTTTGAAGTAGATTATTTTTTAAACGATAATGAAGGATTAATCGTAGCCGAAATTGAATTACAAACTGAAAATCAAGAATTTTTTAAGCCCGACTGGTTAGGTGAAGAAGTAACAGGTATCATAAAATATTATAACTCTCAATTAAGTCTAAACCCTTATAAAAACTGGTAATGATGAAGCATATATTCTCTCTAATTACAATATTACTTTTATTTTCTTGTACTACTACTAAGAAAGAAAATGTAGAAGCTAATACAATTAAAATAGATACAACTAGATTAACTTCTAGTCAAATAGAATCAAATTTAAAGGCTAAAGGATTTAAAACCTTTAGTTATGTAGATGAAACTACTAAAGATACAGTTATAATGCAGCAATATTTTATCGCATTTCTAAAATCTGGTTCAAACCGAAATCAAACTGAAGAGGAAGCAAAATTATTGCAGGAGCAACATCTAGCACACTTAGGTAGTATGTATGAACAAGGTTTTGCAGATATTTCTGGACCATTTGGAGATGATGGAGATATAAGAGGAATTACAATTTATAATGTTCCAACACAGCAAATGGCAGATAGTTTAGCAAAGTCCGATCCAATGGTAAAAGCTGGTAGATTAGATATTGAAATTCATCCTTGGTGGGCAGCAAAAGGATTCAAATTGCGCTAAAAAAAGCCTTACTAATTTAGCAAGGCTTTTAATGGTTTAAGTTTTTGGTTGAAAAACTTTTTTTACATATTCTTAGGGTTACCACTAACGATTAAGAATTGGCTTCTTCTGTTAAGTTGGTGTTGTTCTTTACTACAAGGGTTACAGTCTACAGCTGGTTGCGATTCTCCTTTACCAGAAGCAGATATTCTGCTAGCATCAATACCTTTAGATATAATATACTGTCTAGTGGTTTGTGCACGTCTTTCTGATAATCCTTGGTTATAACGATCAGATCCTCTAAAATCTGTGTGTGACGTTGCTTCTATTACCATATCAGGGTATTTGTTCATTACTTGTACTAAGTTATCTAATTCAAACGCTGCTTTTGCAGTGATGTTTGATTTATCAAACTCGAAGTAAATTGGGTTTAATACCACTTCTATTGGTGTAATTATTTCTTCTATTGGTGTTAATGGTACTTCTACTGCGACTTCTTCTTCATTTGTACCTTCTACAGTAACTTTATTACTTTCGTAACCATCCATAGTTACTTGTAATTCTGTATCTGTTTCACATTCTACAATATACTCTACAACACCTTCTGCGTTGGTTGTTTTTGTTGCTAATATGTTTCCATTAGCATCTGCTAAACTTGTTGTTGCTCCTGCTAATACGTCTCCTGTTTTTTCGTCTACTACAGTTCCTGTAATTAACACATCGCATAATGGTTGTAGCTTTTTAATCGCATAGATATCATCATTTCCTTTTCCTCCTTGACGGTTAGATGATATAAATCCTTCGCCTGTTGCTTCGTTCATTCTAAATGCAAAATCGTCTCCGTTACTATTTATTGGAATTCCTGCATTTCGGATTGGTGCCATTTTTCCGTCTATTTCTTTAGTATGGAATACATCCATTCCTCCAAGTCCTAAATGTCCTGTTGACGAAAAGTATAGTGTGTTATTATCACTAATATATGGGAACATTTCTTGTCCTTCTGTGTTTACCTTTTGTCCCATGTTTACTGGCGCTGTTAATGTACCGTCTGTATTTATGGTTGCTTTGTAGATATCAAATTTACCGTATCCTCCTGGCATATCACTAGCGAAGTATATCGTGCTTCCATCTGCACTTACACTTGGGTTTTTTATAGAATAGTTTGGACTGTTTATTGCTAAGGCTTCTACTTTACTAAAATCGTCTCCTGTTTTTGTTGCTTTAAATAGGTGTAGTACACTGTATTTAGTGTTTGACAGACTGTCTTTTTCATATATATCTTCATAAAAGCTTTCTCTAGAGAAGTACATTGTTTTTCCGTCAGGAGAAAAGCTTACGATACCTTCGTGGTATTTAGTGTTTATTTTACCATCTAATAGGTTTTCTCCTTGGTATGTACCATCGTCTGCTACAGTATATTCGTAGATATCTAAAAATGGTTCTTCATTCCATCCGTACTTCTTACGATTGGCGTTTCTTGAGCTTGTTAGGTATAATTTACCATCTTGTAATGTTCCTCCAAAGTCTGATCCTGCAGTATTGATATCTAAGTTTTGTACGTTAAATTTTTTCCCGCGATCTAATATTTTAGATAAATAATCTGGATTGGATTTATACATCATTGCTCTATCATCTGATGGTTGCATAGCTGCAAACTTATCCATTTGTGTATTAGAAGCTTCGTACTTACCGTTTGCTTTTAACATCTCTGAGTACTTGTAATACATCTCGGCTTGATTTGCTCCTGCTTCAAATGCTTTTGCGTACCATTTCTCTGCTGCTTCTGTGCTATAAATATTGTAATTGGCTTCTGCTAATTGACTATACACATAGGCATCTGCTTCTCCTTTTTCTACAATTTTATTGTAGGCTTCTATAGCGTCTACAAATCTGTATTTTGCAAAGAGTTTATCTGCTTTTTGTGTGGCACTGCTTTGTGCTAAACTTATGGTGCTTATTAAGGCACAAACTATAAATAATTGTATATGTTTCATTGTTCTGGTTAGCTTATCTGGTTTAGAAATAACGTGGTGATCTTGATACTTTTCTTGGTAGATTAATATCAAAGTTGATAAAAATCTCATGTGATGAGTTGGTGACTACATCTAATTGAGAGTTTACACTGTCATAGGCATAACCTATTCTTAAGTTTGGTGCTACTAAAAAGTTTATCATTCCGCTAAAAGAATCGTCTAATCTATAGCCTGCGCCTACTTCTACAAAATCATACATAAATAGGTTTAAATTTGCATCGTAAGTCACTGGTGCATTAAAGGCTACCTTTGTCATTACATGTGGCTTAAGCTTGAAGTTTTCTGATAAATCAAATACATAACCTGCTGCTACAAACGCGTGTTGTATTTCTGAGCCTATTTTAAATCCATTAGCATCTAAGTGTACAGATTCTAAAATATTTGGCATCGATGCAGAGATGTAATACTTGTTTGGTTTATAAAAATATAAACCTGCTCCTATGTTTGGTGTAACTTCATTGATGTTTTGTGAATAGAAAGGATCGTTTGGATCGATTAAATCTAATCCTACTAAACCTATATCATGAAAGGTTGCTCCTGCTTTTAAACCAAATGCTAATTTTGTAGATGTTCCTACTGGTAAGGTATAAGAGAAATCTACATAAGCATTTGTCTCGTTTACTGGACCTACTTCGTCACTAATTAAAGAGAGTCCTAAACCTACACGATTACCTACTGGCGAATGAATGGTTAA from Mesoflavibacter profundi includes:
- a CDS encoding lysoplasmalogenase, encoding MKKSIYLLITLIVALIAISTSYLKLIDWFYILKPLTTVLILVLPIIYIKPKLNRYALLIILGLCFCLMGDVLLLFEYLFIYGLVSFLIGHILFSYAFTTINGFLYNYKPLVFLVIFAIAMFYVLKDNLGQLLIPVILYIVCIVIMAWQALNLYFLKSSNVYKWIAIGAILFLISDAVLAYNMFVVNFTFSEVIILSTYWSAIAFIAFSTLYIPIKK
- a CDS encoding CYTH domain-containing protein encodes the protein MSSTIEIERKFLVTSTRFKDLAFKKERITQGFLSTDKQRTVRVRLKGDQGFLTIKGPSTEDGLSRFEWEKSITVQDAKDLLKLCKKGIIDKIRYQVDVEGFIFEVDYFLNDNEGLIVAEIELQTENQEFFKPDWLGEEVTGIIKYYNSQLSLNPYKNW
- a CDS encoding YciI family protein yields the protein MKHIFSLITILLLFSCTTTKKENVEANTIKIDTTRLTSSQIESNLKAKGFKTFSYVDETTKDTVIMQQYFIAFLKSGSNRNQTEEEAKLLQEQHLAHLGSMYEQGFADISGPFGDDGDIRGITIYNVPTQQMADSLAKSDPMVKAGRLDIEIHPWWAAKGFKLR
- a CDS encoding OmpA family protein → MRFLSTLILIYQEKYQDHHVISKPDKLTRTMKHIQLFIVCALISTISLAQSSATQKADKLFAKYRFVDAIEAYNKIVEKGEADAYVYSQLAEANYNIYSTEAAEKWYAKAFEAGANQAEMYYKYSEMLKANGKYEASNTQMDKFAAMQPSDDRAMMYKSNPDYLSKILDRGKKFNVQNLDINTAGSDFGGTLQDGKLYLTSSRNANRKKYGWNEEPFLDIYEYTVADDGTYQGENLLDGKINTKYHEGIVSFSPDGKTMYFSRESFYEDIYEKDSLSNTKYSVLHLFKATKTGDDFSKVEALAINSPNYSIKNPSVSADGSTIYFASDMPGGYGKFDIYKATINTDGTLTAPVNMGQKVNTEGQEMFPYISDNNTLYFSSTGHLGLGGMDVFHTKEIDGKMAPIRNAGIPINSNGDDFAFRMNEATGEGFISSNRQGGKGNDDIYAIKKLQPLCDVLITGTVVDEKTGDVLAGATTSLADANGNILATKTTNAEGVVEYIVECETDTELQVTMDGYESNKVTVEGTNEEEVAVEVPLTPIEEIITPIEVVLNPIYFEFDKSNITAKAAFELDNLVQVMNKYPDMVIEATSHTDFRGSDRYNQGLSERRAQTTRQYIISKGIDASRISASGKGESQPAVDCNPCSKEQHQLNRRSQFLIVSGNPKNM
- a CDS encoding PorP/SprF family type IX secretion system membrane protein; the protein is MKKVYILFALLFAMQAQAQQDPQYTQYMYNMNVVNPAYAGSYEGVSIGALYRSQWVGLEGAPSTGTLTIHSPVGNRVGLGLSLISDEVGPVNETNAYVDFSYTLPVGTSTKLAFGLKAGATFHDIGLVGLDLIDPNDPFYSQNINEVTPNIGAGLYFYKPNKYYISASMPNILESVHLDANGFKIGSEIQHAFVAAGYVFDLSENFKLKPHVMTKVAFNAPVTYDANLNLFMYDFVEVGAGYRLDDSFSGMINFLVAPNLRIGYAYDSVNSQLDVVTNSSHEIFINFDINLPRKVSRSPRYF